The Streptomyces griseiscabiei genomic sequence ACATCTTCTGATCGAGGATGTGCCCGGCGTCGGCAAGACCATGCTGGCCAAGGCACTGGCGCGGTCCATCGACTGCTCGGTGCGGCGTATCCAGTTCACGCCGGACCTGCTGCCGTCGGACATCACGGGTGTGTCCATCTGGGATCAGCAGCGCAAGGAGTTCGAGTTCAAGCCGGGCGCGATCTTCTCGCAGATCGTGATCGGCGACGAGATCAACCGCGCCTCGCCGAAGACGCAGTCCGCGCTCCTGGAGTCCCTGGAGGAGCGCCAGGTCACGATCGACGGCACGACGTACGAGTTGCCGAGCCCCTTCATGGTGGTGGCCACCCAGAACCCGGTGGAGATGGAGGGGACCTATCCGCTGCCGGAGGCCCAGCGCGACCGCTTCATGGCCCGCGTCTCCGTGGGCTACCCGAGCCCGGAGGCCGAGCTGCAGATGCTCGACGTCCACGGCGGGGTCTCGCCGCTGGAGGACATGCAGCCGGTGGCGCACGCGCACGAGATCCTGAAGCTGATCGAGGCCGTCCGCAATGTGCACGTCGCGGAAACGGTCCGGCGGTACGCCGTGGACCTGGTCGGCGCCACCCGCAGCCACCCGGATCTCAGACTCGGCGCCTCGCCGCGCGCCACGCTGCATCTGCTGCGTGCGGCGAGGGCGACCGCCGCCCTGAGCGGCCGGGAGTACGCCCTGCCGGACGACATCCAGTCGCTGGCCGTGGCCATCCTCGCCCACCGGCTGCTGCCCACCGCCCAGGCCCAGCTCAACCGGCGTACGCCGGAGCAGGTCGTTCAGGAGATCCTGCAGCGCACGCCCGTACCGCAGGCACCGCAGGCGCAGAGCGGCTTCGGCTCGGTGCACTCCGCGCCCGCCTACCCGCAGCAGCCGCCGCGGAGGCTTGGATGAGCACCGCCGGGCCGGCGCCGGCCCCGGAGCAGGACAAGGGCGGGCTGCGCACGGCTCTCGCCGGCCTCACCACCCGCGGGCGGTCCTTCCTGGCCGCCGGGGTGGCGGCGGCCGTCTGCGCGTACGTCCTCGGGCAGAGCGATCTGCTGCGGGTCGGCCTGCTGCTGGCCGTGCTGCCACTGGTCTGCGCGACCGTGCTGTACCGCACCCGCTACCGGGTCGCGGGCAGCCGCCGCCTCTCCCCCGCGCGCGTGCCCGCCGGCAGCGAGGCCCGCGTCCATCTGCGGATGGACAATGTCTCGCGGCTGCCCACCGGGCTGCTGATGCTCCAGGACCGGGTGCCGTACGTGCTCGGTCCGCGGCCGAGGTTCGTCCTGGACCGGGTGGAGGCGGGCGGGCGCCGCGAGGTGTCGTACCGCGTCCGCTCCGATCTGCGCGGCCGCTATCCGCTGGGCCCGCTCCAGCTGCGCCTGACCGACCCGTTCGGCATGTGCGAGCTGACCCGGTCCTTCTCCACGTACGACACCCTGACGGTCGTCCCGCGCGTGGAGGCGCTCCCGCCGGTACGGCTGAGCGGGGAGGCCAAGGGGTACGGCGACGGCCGGCAGCGCTCGCTGGCGCTGGCCGGCGAGGACGACGTGATCCCGCGCGGCTACAGGCACGGCGACGACCTGCGCCGGGTGCACTGGCGTTCGACCGCACGCTACGGCGAGCTGATGGTGCGCCGCGAGGAGCAGCCGCAGCGCGCCCGCTGCACGGTGCTGCTGGACACCCGGGGCGAGGCCTTCCTCGGCGCGGGCCCCGACTCGGCCTTCGAGTGGGCCGTCTCCGGTGCCGCCTCCATGCTGGTCCACATGCTCGAACGGGGCTTCTCCGTACGGCTGCTGACGGACACCGGCAGTTCGGTGCCGGGTGAGGGCGCCGACGGGTTCGCCGGCGCCAGCCAGGAGTCCGCCGACGCGGCCGGGCTGATGATGGACA encodes the following:
- a CDS encoding DUF58 domain-containing protein; this encodes MSTAGPAPAPEQDKGGLRTALAGLTTRGRSFLAAGVAAAVCAYVLGQSDLLRVGLLLAVLPLVCATVLYRTRYRVAGSRRLSPARVPAGSEARVHLRMDNVSRLPTGLLMLQDRVPYVLGPRPRFVLDRVEAGGRREVSYRVRSDLRGRYPLGPLQLRLTDPFGMCELTRSFSTYDTLTVVPRVEALPPVRLSGEAKGYGDGRQRSLALAGEDDVIPRGYRHGDDLRRVHWRSTARYGELMVRREEQPQRARCTVLLDTRGEAFLGAGPDSAFEWAVSGAASMLVHMLERGFSVRLLTDTGSSVPGEGADGFAGASQESADAAGLMMDTLAVIDHSDGTGLSPAYDVLRGGNEGLLVAFLGDLDEEQATVIGKMRQRSGGAVAFLLDSETWTTEPGEVPGAGGASEESLRLLREAGWTALTVPRGAALTDLWRQADQQRTGAMSGSGMGGRS
- a CDS encoding AAA family ATPase — protein: MTTYDDRASLTDLTSTVERVRSSVEGVIEGKPEVVRLSLTVLLAEGHLLIEDVPGVGKTMLAKALARSIDCSVRRIQFTPDLLPSDITGVSIWDQQRKEFEFKPGAIFSQIVIGDEINRASPKTQSALLESLEERQVTIDGTTYELPSPFMVVATQNPVEMEGTYPLPEAQRDRFMARVSVGYPSPEAELQMLDVHGGVSPLEDMQPVAHAHEILKLIEAVRNVHVAETVRRYAVDLVGATRSHPDLRLGASPRATLHLLRAARATAALSGREYALPDDIQSLAVAILAHRLLPTAQAQLNRRTPEQVVQEILQRTPVPQAPQAQSGFGSVHSAPAYPQQPPRRLG